A section of the Flavobacterium ardleyense genome encodes:
- a CDS encoding agmatinase family protein, with protein MNKENKIKNFDPSQPGLADQNIFGLPFTAEECEIIIIPVPWEVTVSYGAGASDGPDAILESSFQVDLHHQQFPELWKLGIYLDKNKQTEEWASQSKRFKALAQPIISALENGEEISKKPKLQAYLEDINKACSTFNSEVKDRVLYWANQGKKVVLLGGDHSTPLGYYQALATMHDDFGLLHLDAHMDLRKAYEGFENSHASIMYNALKISQISKIVQVGIRDFCEQEVEVALADRVVVHTDMDIKSDSFSGITWDEQCDIIIAALPQKVAISFDIDALQAWYCPNTGTPVPGGLSFEEATYLLSKLADSGKEIIGFDLVEVSPGEDDWDGNVGSRLLFHMCGILAKNNKMAVGNKINFKRS; from the coding sequence AGGATTAGCGGATCAGAATATATTTGGACTGCCTTTTACTGCAGAAGAATGTGAAATTATCATTATTCCAGTACCTTGGGAAGTTACCGTTAGTTACGGCGCTGGAGCTTCGGACGGACCAGATGCTATTTTAGAATCATCGTTTCAGGTAGATTTACACCATCAACAATTTCCTGAATTGTGGAAACTCGGAATTTATTTAGATAAAAACAAACAGACAGAGGAGTGGGCCAGTCAAAGTAAGAGATTTAAAGCGTTGGCTCAGCCAATAATTAGTGCGTTAGAAAATGGAGAAGAAATCTCGAAAAAACCAAAATTGCAGGCTTATTTAGAAGATATCAATAAAGCTTGTAGTACCTTTAATTCAGAAGTGAAAGATCGTGTACTTTATTGGGCAAATCAAGGTAAGAAAGTGGTGCTTTTAGGTGGGGATCACTCCACACCTCTAGGATATTATCAAGCTCTAGCAACGATGCACGATGATTTTGGGCTATTACATCTTGATGCTCATATGGATTTGCGAAAAGCATACGAAGGTTTTGAAAATTCGCACGCATCGATAATGTACAATGCATTAAAGATTTCTCAAATATCAAAAATTGTGCAGGTTGGAATTAGAGATTTCTGTGAGCAAGAAGTTGAGGTTGCTCTAGCAGATAGAGTAGTAGTGCACACAGATATGGATATAAAGAGTGACAGCTTCTCTGGAATAACGTGGGATGAGCAGTGTGATATCATAATTGCGGCGCTTCCGCAAAAAGTAGCTATCAGTTTTGACATTGATGCACTTCAAGCTTGGTACTGTCCAAATACAGGTACGCCTGTTCCAGGAGGATTATCCTTTGAAGAAGCTACTTATTTGCTGAGTAAACTTGCCGATAGCGGAAAGGAGATTATAGGTTTTGACCTAGTAGAAGTTTCGCCAGGCGAGGACGACTGGGACGGCAACGTTGGATCTCGATTATTGTTTCATATGTGCGGAATTTTAGCAAAGAATAATAAAATGGCAGTAGGTAATAAAATTAATTTCAAAAGAAGTTAA